In a genomic window of Planifilum fimeticola:
- a CDS encoding NAD(P)-dependent malic enzyme — MSTLREESLKLHREHRGKLTVQSKVPVDSARDLSLAYSPGVAEPCKEIHTNQETVYDYTMKGNLVAVVSDGTAVLGLGNIGPHAAMPVMEGKAVLFKAFAGVDAFPLCIDTTEIDKIVETVKLLSPTFGGINLEDIAAPKCFIIEERLKKEVDIPVFHDDQHGTAIVTLAGLINALKVVGKKMDEIRVVANGAGAAGIAIIKLLLSMGVQDVIMCDSRGTIYEGRPYGMNPIKESIAGLTNRDRVQGSLADAIRGADVFIGVSVEGAVTKEMVASMNRDPIIFAMANPIPEIMPEDAYASGAKVVGTGRSDFPNQVNNVLAFPGIFRGALDVRARGINEEMKIAAARAIAELIDEDELRPDYVIPAPFDPRVAPNVAAAVAKAAMETGMARIHVDTKEIYERTMQMNKRIPAEEAERLLNRRNSL, encoded by the coding sequence TTGTCCACTTTGCGCGAAGAATCTCTCAAACTGCACCGTGAACACCGGGGAAAACTGACGGTTCAATCGAAAGTGCCCGTGGATTCCGCCCGCGATCTCAGTTTGGCCTATTCGCCGGGCGTCGCGGAGCCGTGCAAGGAGATTCATACCAATCAGGAGACCGTGTACGATTACACCATGAAAGGGAATTTGGTTGCGGTCGTTTCCGACGGAACGGCCGTGCTGGGTTTGGGGAATATCGGTCCCCACGCCGCCATGCCGGTGATGGAGGGGAAAGCGGTTCTCTTCAAAGCCTTTGCCGGAGTGGATGCGTTTCCCCTCTGCATCGACACGACGGAAATCGATAAGATCGTGGAGACGGTGAAGCTGCTTTCGCCCACCTTCGGGGGAATCAACCTGGAGGATATCGCCGCTCCGAAATGCTTCATCATCGAAGAGCGGTTGAAGAAGGAAGTGGACATCCCCGTCTTTCACGATGATCAGCATGGAACCGCCATCGTCACCCTGGCCGGTTTGATCAACGCCCTGAAGGTCGTCGGCAAAAAAATGGATGAAATTCGCGTGGTGGCCAACGGGGCGGGAGCCGCAGGGATCGCCATCATCAAATTGTTGCTCTCCATGGGCGTGCAGGATGTGATCATGTGCGACAGCAGGGGAACCATTTATGAAGGGCGTCCCTACGGAATGAATCCGATCAAGGAATCGATCGCCGGCTTGACCAACCGCGACCGCGTTCAGGGGTCCCTGGCCGACGCCATTCGCGGTGCCGACGTGTTCATCGGCGTGTCCGTCGAAGGGGCGGTAACAAAAGAAATGGTGGCCTCCATGAACCGGGATCCGATCATCTTCGCCATGGCGAATCCGATTCCGGAAATCATGCCCGAGGATGCTTACGCCTCCGGGGCCAAAGTGGTCGGGACGGGACGTTCGGATTTTCCCAACCAGGTGAATAACGTGCTGGCTTTTCCGGGGATTTTCCGCGGCGCCCTCGATGTGCGCGCCCGGGGAATCAACGAGGAGATGAAGATCGCCGCGGCTCGCGCCATCGCCGAACTCATCGACGAGGATGAACTGAGGCCGGATTACGTGATTCCCGCTCCCTTCGATCCGCGTGTGGCGCCCAATGTCGCGGCCGCGGTCGCCAAGGCGGCGATGGAGACGGGAATGGCCCGCATTCATGTGGACACCAAGGAGATCTACGAGCGAACGATGCAGATGAACAAGCGGATTCCGGCGGAGGAAGCGGAGCGCCTTCTGAACCGGCGCAATTCCCTCTGA
- a CDS encoding glutamate decarboxylase, which yields MWTVIYIAPDSKTAERIKERLTDEGFLVRIRPMNLSKGQYEILVPKVELKEVQEVLPSIL from the coding sequence ATGTGGACCGTGATCTACATTGCGCCCGATTCGAAAACCGCGGAGCGGATCAAGGAACGCTTGACCGATGAAGGGTTTTTGGTCCGGATCCGCCCGATGAACCTTTCCAAGGGTCAGTATGAAATCCTCGTTCCGAAGGTGGAGTTGAAGGAAGTGCAGGAAGTTCTTCCTTCCATCCTCTGA
- the accD gene encoding acetyl-CoA carboxylase, carboxyltransferase subunit beta: MLKDFFRKQRRYATIPSQDVKREIPEGIMQKCPRCGAISYAKELEKNLKVCKSCSYHFSLSAPERIAVTVDEGRFFEYDADLKSLDPLEFPDYKSKLKKDMEKTGLKEAVVTGEGTIGGFPAVIGVMDSRFRMGSMGSVVGEKIARAVEQAATKRYPLILFSASGGARMQEGVLSLMQMAKTSAALERLHRERVLFVSVLTNPTTGGVSASFSSLGDINIAEPGALIGFAGRRVIEQTVRQKLPDDFQTAEFLLKHGQLDMVVPRTELRQTLIKILELHANGGNDDGKRPSAL; encoded by the coding sequence TTGTTAAAGGATTTTTTCAGGAAACAACGCCGATACGCAACCATCCCTTCGCAGGATGTCAAGCGGGAAATCCCGGAGGGCATCATGCAGAAATGCCCCCGTTGCGGGGCCATCAGTTACGCCAAAGAGCTGGAAAAAAACCTGAAGGTCTGTAAATCCTGCAGTTATCATTTTTCTTTGAGTGCCCCGGAGCGGATCGCCGTCACGGTGGATGAGGGGCGTTTTTTTGAGTACGATGCCGATTTGAAATCCCTCGACCCGCTGGAGTTTCCGGACTACAAAAGCAAGCTTAAGAAGGACATGGAAAAGACGGGCCTGAAGGAGGCGGTGGTGACGGGGGAAGGAACCATCGGCGGTTTTCCGGCGGTCATCGGCGTGATGGATTCCCGCTTCCGCATGGGGAGCATGGGGTCGGTTGTGGGCGAAAAAATCGCCAGAGCGGTGGAACAGGCCGCGACGAAGCGGTATCCTCTCATTCTCTTCTCCGCCTCCGGCGGGGCCCGAATGCAGGAAGGGGTTCTCTCCCTGATGCAGATGGCCAAGACGAGCGCGGCGCTCGAGCGTCTGCATCGGGAGCGGGTGCTGTTCGTCTCGGTGTTGACCAATCCCACCACCGGCGGGGTGTCGGCCAGCTTTTCCTCCCTGGGGGACATCAACATCGCCGAACCCGGCGCGCTGATCGGCTTTGCCGGCCGGCGGGTGATCGAGCAAACCGTGCGTCAAAAATTGCCGGATGACTTTCAGACGGCGGAGTTTCTGCTGAAGCACGGGCAGTTGGACATGGTCGTTCCTCGGACAGAACTGCGCCAAACCTTGATCAAGATCCTGGAGTTGCACGCGAATGGGGGAAATGACGATGGCAAACGGCCATCTGCCCTTTGA
- a CDS encoding acetyl-CoA carboxylase carboxyltransferase subunit alpha — protein sequence MANGHLPFEKPIIELRQKIAELKKFTKEKEIDLSDEIATLEAKAERLEKEIYGNLTPWQRVQISRHPSRPTTLDYIQRIFTDFIELHGDRLYGDDPAIVGGIAKLDGMPVTVIGHERGKDTKDKIARNFGMPHPEGYRKALRLMQQADKFGRPIITFIDTQGAHPGIEAEQRGQSEAIARNLREMAGFSVPIVCVVTGEGGSGGALAISVGNRLLMLEHAYYSVITPEGAAAILWRDAAEAQQAAEALRITAQDLSNLGVVDRVIPEPKGGAHRDPDAQAAWIKEALLETLKPLLEMDREALVADRYQKYARIGVFTGGD from the coding sequence ATGGCAAACGGCCATCTGCCCTTTGAAAAACCGATTATCGAGCTAAGGCAAAAGATCGCCGAACTGAAAAAATTCACCAAGGAAAAAGAGATCGATCTGTCTGATGAGATCGCCACGCTGGAAGCCAAGGCGGAGCGCCTGGAGAAGGAAATATACGGCAACCTGACCCCTTGGCAGCGGGTTCAGATCTCCCGCCATCCTTCCCGGCCGACCACGTTGGATTATATACAGCGCATTTTCACCGACTTCATCGAGTTGCACGGGGACCGGCTGTACGGCGACGATCCCGCCATTGTCGGCGGCATCGCCAAGCTGGACGGAATGCCGGTGACCGTCATCGGCCACGAACGGGGGAAGGACACCAAGGACAAAATCGCCCGCAACTTCGGAATGCCCCACCCGGAGGGATACCGGAAGGCGCTTCGCCTGATGCAGCAGGCGGACAAATTCGGCCGTCCCATCATCACGTTCATCGACACCCAGGGTGCCCATCCGGGAATCGAGGCGGAACAGCGGGGTCAAAGCGAGGCGATCGCCCGCAACCTGCGTGAGATGGCCGGTTTTTCGGTTCCCATCGTCTGCGTGGTGACCGGCGAAGGAGGAAGCGGCGGGGCCTTGGCCATCAGCGTCGGCAATCGCCTGCTCATGCTGGAGCATGCCTACTATTCGGTGATTACACCGGAGGGCGCCGCCGCCATCTTGTGGCGGGATGCGGCCGAAGCCCAGCAGGCCGCGGAGGCTCTGCGCATCACCGCCCAGGATCTGTCGAATTTGGGCGTGGTGGATCGCGTCATCCCCGAGCCGAAGGGGGGAGCCCACCGGGATCCCGATGCCCAGGCGGCTTGGATTAAAGAAGCCCTTCTCGAAACCTTAAAGCCCCTTCTGGAAATGGACCGAGAGGCGCTGGTCGCAGACCGGTATCAGAAATATGCCCGGATCGGCGTGTTTACCGGCGGAGACTGA
- the pfkA gene encoding 6-phosphofructokinase yields MKRIAVLTSGGDAPGMNAAIRAVVRKGVYHGLEVIGVYRGYHGLIHGDLRPLSLGSVGDIIHRGGTMLYTARSEEFKTEEGQAKAVKMLEKHGVEGLIVIGGDGSFRGAMKLTQMGIPAVGVPGTIDNDIPGTDFTIGFDTAINTVIQAIDKIRDTATSHERTYVVEVMGRDAGDIALWAGLADGAESILIPEAPYDLDEVVERLRRGNKRGKKHSIILVAEGVASGVKVGEEIRRRTGWETRVTVLGHIQRGGSPTAFDRVLASRMGAAAVDLILDGEGNQMVAIQKNEIRGIPFEEAFKQKHRPDLSMYQLAGILAI; encoded by the coding sequence GTGAAGCGAATTGCAGTGTTGACCAGCGGGGGAGACGCACCGGGAATGAATGCGGCCATCCGCGCCGTCGTCCGGAAAGGGGTTTATCACGGTCTGGAGGTCATCGGCGTATATCGGGGTTATCACGGATTGATCCACGGCGATTTGAGGCCCCTTTCCCTGGGGTCGGTCGGGGACATCATCCACCGGGGCGGAACGATGTTGTACACCGCCCGTTCCGAGGAATTCAAGACGGAGGAAGGGCAGGCCAAAGCGGTCAAGATGCTGGAAAAACACGGGGTGGAAGGGCTGATCGTCATCGGAGGGGACGGCAGTTTTCGCGGAGCGATGAAGCTCACCCAAATGGGAATTCCCGCCGTCGGCGTGCCCGGAACCATCGACAACGACATCCCGGGAACGGATTTCACCATCGGTTTCGACACGGCCATCAACACCGTGATCCAAGCCATCGACAAAATCCGGGACACGGCCACTTCCCACGAGCGGACCTACGTCGTGGAGGTGATGGGGCGGGATGCCGGGGATATCGCCTTGTGGGCGGGCTTGGCCGATGGGGCGGAGTCCATCCTGATTCCGGAAGCCCCCTACGATCTGGATGAGGTGGTGGAACGGCTCCGCCGCGGGAACAAGCGGGGCAAGAAGCACAGCATCATCCTCGTGGCCGAGGGTGTGGCGAGCGGCGTGAAGGTGGGTGAGGAGATCCGTCGCCGTACGGGATGGGAAACCCGGGTGACGGTGCTGGGGCACATCCAGCGGGGAGGATCCCCTACGGCCTTTGACCGGGTTCTCGCCAGCCGCATGGGAGCCGCCGCCGTCGACCTGATCCTGGACGGGGAAGGAAATCAGATGGTGGCGATCCAGAAGAACGAAATCCGCGGCATCCCCTTCGAGGAAGCGTTTAAGCAAAAACATCGTCCTGACTTGTCGATGTATCAGTTGGCCGGAATACTGGCGATTTAG
- the pyk gene encoding pyruvate kinase — protein MRKTKIVCTIGPASEELSVLKRLMEAGMNVARLNFSHGSHEEHARRIERIRRAAEETGKTVAILLDTKGPEIRTGDLRDGEVELKEGETFILTAEPVEGDASRVSVSYAGLPEDVHPGSTILIDDGLIKLTVVEVRGKEIVCRVVNSGLLKNRKGVNVPGVRIQLPGITSKDAEDILFGLERGIDFIAASFVRKKEDVLEIRKLLEDRGADIPIIAKIENQEGLDNLDSILEVADGLMVARGDLGVEIPAEEVPLVQKRMIRKCNLLGKPVITATQMLDSMQRNPRPTRAEASDVANAILDGTDAIMLSGETAAGKYPVEAVETMARIASRAESALRYRDLFRQRSRELEVSITDSISQAVVHTAEALNCAAIITSTESGHTARMVSKYRPRAPIVAVTPHEEVMRKLTLVWGVHPVKGREVNSTDEMLQSAIDSSLAANTVRHGDLVVITAGVPVGQPGTTNLIKVHVISDVLAKGQGVGRQVVTGRAVVGVNPEEIRKKMRDGDILVTRSTDRDMMDLFERAKAVVTEEGGLTSHTAVVGISLGIPVIVGVEGALQMLKDGMEITVDSERGYIYSGRANVL, from the coding sequence ATGCGCAAGACTAAAATCGTCTGCACGATCGGGCCGGCGAGTGAAGAGCTGTCCGTGCTGAAGCGGTTGATGGAGGCCGGAATGAATGTGGCGCGCCTCAATTTTTCCCACGGCTCCCACGAAGAACACGCCCGGAGGATTGAGCGGATCCGCAGGGCGGCGGAGGAGACGGGCAAAACGGTCGCCATTTTGCTGGACACCAAGGGACCGGAAATTCGCACCGGCGACCTGCGGGACGGGGAGGTGGAGCTGAAGGAGGGAGAGACCTTCATCCTCACCGCGGAGCCGGTGGAGGGGGATGCGTCCCGGGTTTCGGTCTCCTACGCGGGATTGCCGGAAGATGTTCACCCCGGTTCGACCATCCTGATCGATGACGGACTGATCAAGCTTACGGTTGTGGAAGTCCGGGGGAAAGAGATTGTCTGCCGGGTCGTCAACTCCGGATTGTTGAAAAACCGAAAAGGGGTCAACGTTCCGGGGGTTCGGATCCAGCTGCCCGGGATCACCTCCAAGGACGCGGAGGACATCCTCTTCGGCCTCGAGCGGGGGATCGACTTCATCGCCGCCTCCTTCGTGCGAAAAAAGGAGGATGTGTTGGAGATCCGCAAGCTGTTGGAGGACCGGGGAGCGGACATCCCGATCATCGCCAAGATCGAAAACCAGGAGGGGCTGGACAACCTGGATTCCATCCTGGAGGTTGCCGACGGGTTGATGGTCGCCCGCGGGGACCTGGGGGTTGAAATTCCTGCGGAAGAGGTTCCCCTCGTGCAGAAACGGATGATCCGCAAGTGCAACCTCCTCGGCAAACCGGTGATCACCGCGACGCAGATGTTGGACTCCATGCAGCGGAATCCCCGTCCGACCCGGGCGGAGGCCAGCGACGTGGCCAACGCGATTCTGGACGGCACCGATGCGATCATGCTGTCGGGAGAAACGGCCGCGGGGAAATATCCGGTGGAGGCGGTGGAGACGATGGCCCGCATCGCCTCCCGGGCGGAGTCGGCCCTTCGCTACCGGGATCTGTTCCGGCAGCGGAGCCGGGAGCTGGAAGTGAGCATCACCGATTCCATCAGCCAAGCGGTGGTGCACACGGCGGAGGCCCTGAATTGCGCCGCGATCATCACCTCCACCGAGTCGGGCCATACGGCACGGATGGTGTCCAAGTACCGGCCCCGGGCGCCCATCGTGGCGGTAACTCCCCACGAGGAAGTGATGCGGAAGCTGACCCTGGTCTGGGGAGTGCATCCGGTGAAGGGGCGAGAGGTGAACAGCACCGACGAAATGTTGCAGTCGGCCATCGATTCGTCCCTTGCCGCCAATACCGTCCGCCACGGGGATTTGGTGGTGATCACCGCGGGGGTTCCCGTGGGTCAGCCCGGCACCACCAACCTGATCAAGGTCCACGTGATCAGCGACGTTCTGGCCAAGGGCCAGGGGGTGGGCCGACAGGTGGTGACAGGGAGAGCCGTCGTCGGAGTCAACCCGGAGGAGATCCGCAAAAAGATGAGGGATGGGGACATCCTGGTCACGCGGTCCACCGATCGGGACATGATGGATCTGTTCGAGCGGGCCAAAGCGGTGGTAACGGAAGAGGGAGGCCTCACTTCCCACACCGCCGTGGTCGGTATCAGCCTGGGGA